In one Cellulomonas sp. JZ18 genomic region, the following are encoded:
- the rnhA gene encoding ribonuclease HI, with translation MWTDGACKGNPGVGGWGAWMRSGTHERELFGGEKVTTNNRMELTAVIEGLRALKGPSVVRLHVDSTYVMNGLTKWMHGWKRNGWLTGDKKPVKNKDLWQALDAEVARHHVTWVWVKGHAGDPGNERADALANQGVAAVRAGTL, from the coding sequence ATGTGGACCGACGGCGCCTGCAAGGGCAACCCCGGCGTCGGCGGCTGGGGTGCGTGGATGCGCTCCGGCACGCACGAGCGCGAGCTGTTCGGCGGGGAGAAGGTCACGACGAACAACCGCATGGAGCTGACCGCCGTCATCGAGGGCCTGCGCGCGCTCAAGGGCCCGTCGGTCGTCCGCCTGCACGTCGACTCGACGTACGTCATGAACGGCCTGACGAAGTGGATGCACGGCTGGAAGCGCAACGGCTGGCTCACCGGGGACAAGAAGCCCGTGAAGAACAAGGATCTGTGGCAGGCGCTCGACGCCGAGGTCGCGCGGCACCACGTCACGTGGGTCTGGGTGAAGGGGCACGCCGGGGACCCCGGCAACGAGCGCGCCGACGCGCTCGCGAACCAGGGCGTCGCGGCCGTCCGCGCCGGGACGCTGTGA
- a CDS encoding 3-methyladenine DNA glycosylase codes for MSTTTPATAPADVVVLPPDAWRAAAAAHADRADAMTAGHRERRSRHERHAIEDFLYEYYPTRPAQLRRWHPGTGVALAADADGPAPQGAWRWYRTGDDGTVTLDVPAFLADRGDAVRFVAGLVGATAARPAATGCFGLHEWAMVYRERDDEHRHPLPLRLGRDGTDAVVERHRIRCTHVDAFRFFTPAAVPRNTLQPTRATQVAMEQPGCLHANMDVYKWCLKLGPAVPGDLLLDAFDLAHDIRLVDMRASPYDVRPYGLEPIAIETADGKADYVRRQRGFAVRANALRARLLEICAALVAA; via the coding sequence GTGAGCACGACGACCCCGGCGACCGCACCCGCGGACGTCGTCGTGCTGCCCCCGGACGCGTGGCGCGCGGCGGCGGCGGCCCACGCGGACCGTGCGGACGCCATGACCGCCGGGCACCGCGAGCGCCGCTCCCGGCACGAGCGGCACGCGATCGAGGACTTCCTCTACGAGTACTACCCGACCCGACCCGCGCAGCTGCGGCGTTGGCACCCGGGCACCGGCGTCGCCCTCGCCGCGGACGCCGACGGGCCGGCCCCGCAGGGCGCCTGGCGCTGGTACCGCACCGGTGACGACGGCACGGTGACCCTCGACGTGCCGGCGTTCCTCGCGGACCGCGGCGACGCGGTGCGGTTCGTCGCGGGCCTCGTCGGTGCGACCGCCGCCCGCCCGGCGGCGACGGGCTGCTTCGGGCTGCACGAGTGGGCGATGGTCTACCGCGAGCGCGACGACGAGCACCGGCACCCGCTCCCCCTGCGCCTGGGCCGCGACGGCACCGACGCGGTCGTCGAGCGGCACCGCATCCGCTGCACGCACGTCGACGCGTTCCGGTTCTTCACGCCGGCGGCCGTGCCGCGCAACACGCTGCAGCCGACGCGGGCGACGCAGGTGGCGATGGAGCAGCCGGGCTGCCTGCACGCCAACATGGACGTCTACAAGTGGTGCCTGAAGCTGGGTCCTGCGGTCCCCGGCGACCTGCTGCTCGACGCGTTCGACCTCGCGCACGACATCCGGCTGGTGGACATGCGGGCGTCCCCGTACGACGTCCGCCCGTACGGCCTGGAGCCCATCGCGATCGAGACCGCGGACGGCAAGGCGGACTACGTGCGCCGGCAGCGGGGGTTCGCGGTCCGGGCGAACGCCCTGCGGGCCCGGCTGCTGGAAATCTGCGCCGCGCTCGTCGCGGCCTGA
- a CDS encoding pyridoxal 5'-phosphate synthase, whose translation MRELLRSLPALSGTVLPFDPGTAPDDPLALFEDWFRAALDAGVPEPHAVTLATAAPDGRPAARVLVLKDVGPDGFAFATDARSGKAGDLAANPQAALTFWWQPVVRQVRVTGAARYLGEEASAADYLARSPSSRAAALAVRPGEPLGSVDELRGAMAAARARVDAEPGLVLPAWQAWLVVPDAVEFWQGSPDRAHVRLVYRRSGDGSWTRSLVWP comes from the coding sequence GTGCGCGAGCTGCTGCGGTCCCTGCCCGCCCTGTCCGGCACCGTCCTGCCGTTCGACCCGGGCACCGCGCCCGACGACCCCCTCGCGCTGTTCGAGGACTGGTTCCGGGCCGCGCTCGACGCGGGCGTCCCCGAGCCGCACGCGGTGACCCTCGCGACCGCCGCGCCCGACGGCCGGCCCGCCGCGCGCGTGCTCGTGCTCAAGGACGTCGGACCCGACGGCTTCGCGTTCGCGACCGACGCCCGCAGCGGCAAGGCCGGCGACCTGGCGGCGAACCCGCAGGCTGCGCTGACGTTTTGGTGGCAGCCGGTCGTCCGGCAGGTGCGCGTCACGGGTGCCGCCCGCTACCTGGGGGAGGAGGCGTCCGCGGCCGACTACCTCGCGCGGTCGCCGTCGTCGCGTGCCGCCGCGCTCGCGGTGCGTCCGGGGGAGCCGCTCGGCTCGGTGGACGAGCTGCGGGGCGCGATGGCGGCGGCGCGCGCCCGCGTCGACGCCGAACCCGGCCTCGTGCTGCCCGCATGGCAGGCGTGGCTGGTGGTGCCCGACGCCGTCGAGTTCTGGCAGGGCAGCCCCGACCGCGCCCACGTGCGCCTGGTCTACCGGCGCTCGGGCGACGGCTCCTGGACGCGGTCGCTCGTCTGGCCCTGA
- a CDS encoding heparan-alpha-glucosaminide N-acetyltransferase domain-containing protein: MRRIVGVDTARGLAVLGMVAAHVGPDDTWRTVPPGGFAQLADGRPSALFVVLAGVGLALLSGGDHPVTGTRLVQARLRILVRAALLVVLGAALVQLGTPVVVILVVYGGMFAAGTLALRWPRPVLVAASAAVALLGPLLLPLGDDAAIVSERPVDPLTVLLGHYYPAVVWMSYVLTGLAVGRSDLRSGRVHAWLAGLGAALVVAGHGGSAALTAALGRTSDLTTSEPHSSSLFEVAGNTGVALLVLAACLAVGARWPRALAPVSATGALALTAYTGHLLVIAALGTDVVWAPTTATWLWFTVVVVALCWAWHAAVARGPLEWVLHAVSTRAADVAPDRLLPRADDDGTAAPRTDALPGPADEPAQRQGQTSDRVQEPSPERR, from the coding sequence GTGCGACGCATCGTGGGGGTGGACACCGCCCGGGGGCTGGCCGTGCTCGGCATGGTCGCCGCCCACGTCGGGCCGGACGACACGTGGCGGACGGTCCCGCCGGGCGGCTTCGCCCAGCTCGCCGACGGACGCCCCTCGGCGCTGTTCGTCGTGCTCGCCGGCGTCGGGCTGGCGCTGCTGTCGGGCGGCGACCACCCCGTGACCGGGACGCGGCTCGTGCAGGCCCGGCTGCGGATCCTCGTGCGGGCCGCGCTGCTCGTCGTCCTCGGCGCGGCGCTCGTGCAGCTCGGCACGCCGGTCGTCGTCATCCTCGTCGTCTACGGCGGCATGTTCGCCGCCGGGACGCTCGCCCTGCGGTGGCCGCGCCCGGTGCTCGTCGCGGCGTCCGCCGCGGTCGCGCTGCTGGGCCCGCTCCTGCTCCCGCTCGGCGACGACGCCGCGATCGTGTCCGAACGGCCTGTCGACCCGCTGACCGTGCTCCTCGGGCACTACTACCCCGCGGTCGTCTGGATGTCGTACGTCCTGACGGGGCTGGCCGTCGGTCGCAGCGACCTGCGCTCCGGCCGCGTGCACGCGTGGCTGGCGGGCCTCGGCGCCGCGCTGGTCGTCGCCGGGCACGGCGGCAGCGCGGCGCTCACCGCGGCGCTCGGCCGCACGAGCGACCTCACCACGTCGGAGCCGCACTCGTCGTCGCTGTTCGAGGTGGCCGGCAACACCGGGGTGGCGCTGCTCGTCCTCGCGGCGTGCCTCGCGGTCGGCGCGCGGTGGCCGCGGGCGCTGGCACCGGTGAGCGCCACCGGCGCGCTCGCGCTCACCGCCTACACCGGCCACCTCCTGGTCATCGCGGCGCTGGGCACCGACGTCGTGTGGGCGCCGACCACCGCCACCTGGCTGTGGTTCACGGTCGTGGTCGTGGCCCTGTGCTGGGCGTGGCACGCCGCGGTCGCGCGGGGCCCGCTGGAGTGGGTCCTGCACGCGGTGTCGACACGCGCCGCGGACGTCGCTCCCGACCGGCTCCTGCCGCGGGCCGACGACGACGGCACCGCCGCGCCGCGGACGGACGCCCTGCCCGGCCCCGCGGACGAGCCGGCGCAGCGTCAGGGCCAGACGAGCGACCGCGTCCAGGAGCCGTCGCCCGAGCGCCGGTAG
- a CDS encoding alpha/beta hydrolase produces MSDADLPAALEGRVTVVPADAAGPRPLVLVLPGGGYRRTADHEAEPVAQWLAGLGLHAVVLRYPVAPEGATAPLHPAPLDAAAAAVRWVRAGGTGLDVDPARVAVLGFSAGGHLAATLSTVDDDAARPDATVLCYPVVSFGADAHEGSVKALLGPGAGEDERAVLSAELRVTSATPPAFVWHTADDATVPVSNAVRYAQALWGAGVPAELHVYPSGRHGLGLADEEPHVAAWTHACAAWFAHLGWRRAQA; encoded by the coding sequence GTGAGCGACGCCGACCTCCCAGCGGCGCTCGAGGGACGCGTCACGGTCGTGCCCGCCGACGCGGCCGGCCCCCGCCCGCTCGTCCTGGTGCTGCCGGGCGGCGGGTACCGCCGGACCGCCGACCACGAGGCGGAGCCCGTCGCGCAGTGGCTCGCGGGCCTCGGCCTGCACGCGGTCGTGCTGCGCTACCCGGTCGCGCCCGAGGGAGCCACCGCGCCGCTGCACCCCGCGCCGCTCGACGCCGCGGCGGCCGCGGTGCGCTGGGTGCGCGCCGGCGGCACGGGTCTCGACGTCGACCCCGCGCGCGTCGCCGTGCTCGGCTTCTCCGCCGGCGGGCACCTGGCCGCGACCCTGTCGACGGTCGACGACGACGCCGCCCGCCCGGACGCGACCGTGCTCTGCTACCCGGTCGTCTCGTTCGGCGCGGACGCGCACGAGGGGTCCGTCAAGGCCCTGCTCGGGCCGGGCGCCGGGGAGGACGAGCGGGCCGTCCTGTCCGCCGAGCTCCGCGTCACGTCCGCGACGCCGCCGGCGTTCGTGTGGCACACCGCCGACGACGCCACCGTGCCCGTCTCGAACGCCGTGCGGTACGCGCAGGCGCTGTGGGGCGCCGGCGTGCCCGCCGAGCTGCACGTGTACCCGTCCGGGCGCCACGGCCTCGGGCTCGCGGACGAGGAGCCGCACGTCGCGGCCTGGACGCACGCGTGCGCGGCGTGGTTCGCCCACCTGGGCTGGCGCCGGGCGCAGGCCTGA
- a CDS encoding methyltransferase domain-containing protein, giving the protein MTSRSDVYTHGHHESVLRSHRWRTAENSAAYLLPHLAPGQSLLDVGCGPGTVTIDLAGRVAPGEVVGVDTSSAVIEAAGKAAADAGTPNVRFHVGDAYALDFPDDTFDVVHAHQVLQHLSDPVAALREMRRVAKPGGVVAVRDADYDGMAWYPPSEGLDDWLTLYHEVTQANRADADAGRKLLSWVREAGFDPAGIAPSASAWCYAGPTDRVWWSDLWADRCVRSNFAAQAIEHGLADEVGLEQLADAWHAWGTQEDAWFSILHGEVVARA; this is encoded by the coding sequence GTGACCTCGCGATCCGACGTCTACACCCACGGCCACCACGAGAGCGTGCTGCGCTCGCACCGCTGGCGCACCGCCGAGAACTCCGCGGCGTACCTGCTGCCGCACCTCGCCCCCGGGCAGTCCCTGCTCGACGTGGGCTGCGGCCCCGGCACCGTGACCATCGACCTGGCGGGACGCGTCGCCCCGGGCGAGGTCGTCGGCGTCGACACGTCCTCGGCCGTGATCGAAGCGGCAGGGAAGGCCGCGGCGGACGCCGGGACGCCGAACGTCCGGTTCCACGTGGGCGACGCCTACGCGCTCGACTTCCCCGACGACACGTTCGACGTCGTGCACGCCCACCAGGTGCTCCAGCACCTGTCCGACCCGGTCGCCGCGCTGCGCGAGATGCGCCGCGTGGCCAAGCCGGGCGGTGTGGTCGCGGTGCGGGACGCCGACTACGACGGCATGGCCTGGTACCCGCCGTCCGAGGGGCTCGACGACTGGCTGACGCTCTACCACGAGGTCACCCAGGCGAACCGCGCCGACGCCGACGCCGGCCGCAAGTTGCTCTCCTGGGTGCGCGAGGCCGGGTTCGACCCCGCCGGCATCGCGCCCAGCGCCAGCGCGTGGTGCTACGCCGGCCCCACCGACCGGGTCTGGTGGTCCGACCTGTGGGCCGACCGCTGCGTGCGCTCGAACTTCGCCGCCCAGGCCATCGAGCACGGGCTCGCCGACGAGGTGGGGCTCGAGCAGCTCGCCGACGCGTGGCACGCGTGGGGCACGCAGGAGGACGCCTGGTTCTCGATCCTGCACGGCGAGGTCGTCGCCCGCGCCTGA
- a CDS encoding AMP-binding protein — protein sequence MSSSTPDAPLPAAWPAGVPRDVDVPDEALTATLERTAREHPDRLAVDFLGRTTTWSQVADQVARGAGVLRDLGVGPGDRVALVLPNCTTHLVAFWSVLRLGAVVVEHNPTYSADELAHQLADSGATVAVVWEQAVPRVLEAQDRTQVRHVVAVDLSADLPPLARFALRLPVPTARRTRAAMRGPVPAGVPHWHRLVAAARPLDASVPGPAAADVALLQYTGGTTGTPKGAVLTHRNLLANAIQGQAWTQADPGTEVVYAVLPFFHAFGLTLCLTYATRIAATLVVLPSFDPARVLAAQKRRPGTFLPAVPPMLDRLAAAAEESGADLTSFRYAISGAMALPRATAERWERVTGGLVIEGYGMTETSPVALGNPMTADRRPGALGLPFPSTHVRVVDQEDPTREVAPGERGELLVRGPQVFAGYWNRPEETAEQLLPGGWLRTGDVVQVEEDGFVVLVDRMKEMIISGGFKVYPSQVEDHLRGMPGVRDVAVVGVPAGDLGESVVAAVVLDEGATGVDLAAVRAWCETRLARYALPRRVVVLPDLPRSQVGKVLRRVVRETVLATPA from the coding sequence GTGAGCAGCAGCACCCCGGACGCACCCCTCCCCGCCGCCTGGCCGGCCGGCGTCCCGCGGGACGTCGACGTCCCGGACGAGGCCCTCACCGCCACGCTCGAGCGCACCGCACGCGAGCACCCCGACCGTCTCGCCGTCGACTTCCTCGGCAGGACCACGACGTGGTCGCAGGTCGCCGACCAGGTCGCGCGCGGCGCCGGCGTGCTGCGCGACCTCGGCGTCGGCCCCGGCGACCGGGTCGCGCTCGTGCTGCCCAACTGCACGACGCACCTCGTCGCGTTCTGGTCGGTGCTGCGCCTCGGCGCGGTGGTCGTCGAGCACAACCCCACCTACTCGGCCGACGAGCTCGCCCACCAGCTCGCCGACAGCGGCGCCACGGTCGCGGTCGTCTGGGAGCAGGCGGTCCCGCGCGTGCTGGAGGCGCAGGACCGGACCCAGGTCCGGCACGTCGTCGCGGTCGACCTCAGCGCCGACCTGCCGCCGCTCGCGCGGTTCGCGCTGCGGCTGCCCGTCCCGACCGCGCGCCGCACCCGCGCCGCCATGCGCGGTCCGGTGCCCGCCGGGGTGCCGCACTGGCACCGCCTCGTCGCGGCGGCCCGTCCGCTCGACGCGTCCGTCCCCGGCCCCGCGGCGGCCGACGTCGCGCTCCTGCAGTACACGGGCGGGACCACGGGCACGCCCAAGGGGGCCGTCCTGACCCACCGCAACCTGCTCGCGAACGCGATCCAGGGGCAGGCGTGGACGCAGGCCGACCCGGGCACGGAGGTCGTCTACGCGGTCCTGCCGTTCTTCCACGCGTTCGGCCTGACGCTGTGCCTGACGTACGCGACGCGCATCGCGGCGACGCTCGTCGTGCTGCCGAGCTTCGACCCGGCACGCGTCCTGGCCGCGCAGAAGCGCCGCCCGGGCACGTTCCTGCCGGCCGTCCCGCCCATGCTCGACCGGCTCGCCGCGGCCGCGGAGGAGAGCGGTGCGGACCTGACGTCCTTCCGCTACGCGATCAGCGGCGCGATGGCCCTGCCGCGCGCGACGGCCGAGCGCTGGGAGCGCGTCACCGGGGGCCTCGTGATCGAGGGCTACGGCATGACGGAGACGTCGCCGGTCGCGCTCGGCAACCCCATGACGGCCGACCGCCGCCCCGGCGCGCTCGGCCTGCCGTTCCCGTCCACCCACGTGCGGGTCGTCGACCAGGAGGACCCCACCCGCGAGGTGGCGCCCGGCGAGCGCGGCGAGCTGCTGGTCCGCGGTCCGCAGGTCTTCGCCGGGTACTGGAACCGGCCGGAGGAGACCGCCGAGCAGCTGCTGCCCGGCGGGTGGCTGCGCACCGGGGACGTCGTGCAGGTCGAGGAGGACGGCTTCGTCGTCCTCGTCGACCGCATGAAGGAGATGATCATCAGCGGCGGGTTCAAGGTGTACCCGTCGCAGGTCGAGGACCACCTGCGCGGCATGCCGGGCGTGCGCGACGTCGCGGTCGTCGGTGTGCCGGCCGGCGACCTGGGGGAGAGCGTCGTCGCGGCCGTCGTGCTCGACGAGGGGGCCACCGGCGTCGACCTCGCCGCCGTCCGCGCCTGGTGCGAGACCCGCCTCGCCCGGTACGCGCTGCCGCGGCGGGTCGTCGTGCTGCCCGACCTGCCGCGCTCCCAGGTCGGCAAGGTGCTGCGCCGGGTCGTGCGCGAGACCGTGCTCGCGACGCCGGCGTGA
- a CDS encoding aminoglycoside 3'-phosphotransferase: MPDPATYVPAAQVPAGPVDVPAAVARLAGSAPLTPVWVNELGGLTFRLGGDRYVKWVAAGTPEIDLAAEAARLAWAAPFTTVPRVLDQGADDEGAWLVTAAIDGRSAVDPLWLARPEQAATAIGRGLRALHDALPVGECPFAWSAHDRLTRALQHLDAGDTPAAWSPEHRGMSAAEARYRLTDPPEPDRLVVCHGDACAPNTLLADDGTVAGHVDLGRLGVADRWADLAVAAWSIDWNHGLGYDRHVYDGYGIEPDPDRIAYYRLLWDAS; this comes from the coding sequence GTGCCCGACCCCGCGACGTACGTCCCCGCCGCCCAGGTGCCGGCGGGCCCCGTCGACGTCCCGGCCGCCGTCGCCCGGCTCGCCGGGAGCGCACCGCTCACGCCCGTGTGGGTCAACGAGCTCGGCGGGCTGACGTTCCGGCTCGGCGGTGACCGCTACGTCAAGTGGGTCGCGGCGGGCACCCCCGAGATCGACCTGGCCGCCGAGGCCGCCCGCCTCGCGTGGGCGGCGCCGTTCACCACCGTCCCCCGCGTGCTCGACCAGGGCGCGGACGACGAGGGCGCGTGGCTCGTCACCGCCGCGATCGACGGCCGCAGCGCGGTCGACCCCCTGTGGCTCGCGCGGCCCGAGCAGGCGGCGACCGCGATCGGCCGCGGGCTGCGGGCGCTGCACGACGCGCTGCCGGTCGGCGAGTGCCCGTTCGCCTGGTCGGCGCACGACCGCCTCACCCGTGCGCTGCAGCACCTCGACGCCGGCGACACCCCCGCGGCCTGGTCGCCCGAGCACCGCGGCATGAGCGCCGCGGAGGCCCGCTACCGCCTCACCGACCCGCCGGAGCCCGACCGGCTCGTGGTCTGCCACGGCGACGCCTGCGCGCCCAACACGCTCCTCGCCGACGACGGCACGGTGGCCGGTCACGTCGACCTGGGCCGGCTCGGCGTCGCCGACCGCTGGGCGGACCTCGCGGTCGCCGCGTGGAGCATCGACTGGAACCACGGGCTCGGGTACGACCGGCACGTCTACGACGGCTACGGGATCGAGCCCGACCCCGACCGCATCGCCTACTACCGACTCCTCTGGGACGCCTCGTGA
- a CDS encoding GNAT family N-acetyltransferase → MTDTSRPAPPDGPTLADLPPGWSARRPDAEDAPALHALLTSHEVAVTGSASTHRSAVDALLVPRTDARRHVLAVDEHGRVRAWASAYDRAVGRVVAQVLVDPDLDDATADTVAAAGFAWVEDAARAIARARGLEVTQADSGAFQADERQQRWLAAAGYRHARSWLQMVRPTSPRDADASAGADAPPPARVRVRRVRRGEDGMPDGADLMAVHVVLEESFTDHFNYHPEPFDDLVSRLRADPGHRWDHWWLAESVDADRPSRPVGALVATVSPGHDGAPDGTYVAYLGVLRSARGRGAARALLDAAVADAARRGRGHVSLEVDADSPTGADRLYEALGFRTAVTTQSWHRDVRVADA, encoded by the coding sequence ATGACCGACACCTCCCGCCCCGCCCCACCCGACGGTCCGACGCTCGCCGACCTGCCGCCCGGCTGGTCGGCGCGCCGGCCGGATGCGGAGGACGCACCCGCCCTGCACGCGCTCCTGACGTCGCACGAGGTGGCCGTGACGGGCTCGGCCTCGACCCACCGGTCGGCCGTCGACGCCCTCCTCGTCCCCAGGACGGACGCGCGCCGGCACGTCCTCGCGGTCGACGAGCACGGCCGGGTCCGGGCGTGGGCGTCGGCGTACGACCGGGCCGTCGGCCGGGTCGTCGCCCAGGTGCTCGTCGACCCGGACCTCGACGACGCGACCGCGGACACGGTGGCCGCTGCCGGGTTCGCCTGGGTGGAGGACGCCGCGCGCGCGATCGCCAGGGCGCGCGGCCTGGAGGTGACGCAGGCCGACAGCGGCGCCTTCCAGGCGGACGAGCGGCAGCAGCGGTGGCTCGCCGCGGCGGGCTACCGGCACGCGCGGTCGTGGCTGCAGATGGTGCGCCCGACCAGCCCGCGGGACGCCGATGCCAGCGCCGGTGCCGACGCTCCCCCGCCCGCCCGGGTCCGTGTGCGCCGCGTCCGCCGGGGCGAGGACGGCATGCCCGACGGCGCCGACCTGATGGCGGTGCACGTGGTGCTCGAGGAGTCGTTCACCGACCACTTCAACTACCACCCTGAGCCGTTCGACGACCTGGTGTCACGCCTGCGCGCGGACCCCGGCCACCGCTGGGACCACTGGTGGCTCGCCGAGTCCGTCGACGCCGACCGGCCGTCGCGGCCCGTCGGCGCGCTCGTCGCCACGGTCTCACCCGGGCACGACGGCGCGCCCGACGGCACGTACGTCGCCTACCTCGGCGTGCTGCGCAGTGCCCGCGGCCGTGGTGCGGCCCGCGCGCTGCTGGACGCGGCGGTGGCCGACGCGGCACGGCGCGGCCGCGGGCACGTCTCCCTCGAGGTCGACGCGGACTCACCCACGGGCGCGGACCGGCTCTACGAGGCGCTCGGGTTCCGCACGGCCGTGACCACCCAGTCGTGGCACCGCGACGTCCGGGTGGCCGACGCGTAG